The Agarilytica rhodophyticola genome has a window encoding:
- the queF gene encoding NADPH-dependent 7-cyano-7-deazaguanine reductase QueF (Catalyzes the NADPH-dependent reduction of 7-cyano-7-deazaguanine (preQ0) to 7-aminomethyl-7-deazaguanine (preQ1) in queuosine biosynthesis) — protein sequence MTDKTSHQDSKLGRDLDYPQTYDAGLLDPIPRRLARDALWGDEVPEFKGFDLWTAFELSWLNSNGVPQVAIAEFSFPAHSANIIESKSFKYYLNSFNQMTYATRNIVAEVLKKDLSVCVQDSVDVRIYGVEDFPQVAAISGYCVDQLDVAVDCYEPNPDLLECSSKHVERKQLYSHLLKSNCPVTGQPDWATVWIEYSGKEILPESFLRYVVSYRGHQDFHESCVEAFFKDIMLKCQPSFLSVFARYTRRGGLDINPYRSSAEVGLPFGRLPRQ from the coding sequence ATGACGGATAAAACATCTCATCAGGATAGTAAACTTGGCCGAGACCTTGATTACCCGCAAACCTATGATGCAGGTTTGCTCGACCCTATTCCCAGGCGTTTGGCGCGTGATGCGTTGTGGGGCGATGAGGTGCCGGAATTCAAGGGTTTCGATCTCTGGACCGCATTTGAGTTGTCGTGGTTAAATTCTAATGGTGTACCTCAAGTGGCGATTGCCGAATTTAGTTTTCCTGCGCACTCGGCAAATATTATTGAGTCAAAGTCGTTTAAATATTACCTCAACTCCTTTAATCAGATGACATACGCGACAAGAAATATTGTCGCTGAGGTACTAAAGAAGGATTTATCCGTCTGTGTACAAGACAGTGTTGATGTACGTATTTATGGCGTAGAGGATTTTCCTCAAGTTGCTGCTATAAGTGGCTATTGTGTTGACCAACTAGATGTTGCTGTGGATTGCTACGAGCCAAACCCAGATTTACTTGAGTGTTCGTCAAAGCATGTGGAGCGTAAGCAGTTATACAGTCACCTATTAAAGAGTAATTGTCCTGTAACCGGACAACCTGACTGGGCGACAGTCTGGATTGAATACTCAGGTAAAGAGATTTTACCTGAGTCATTTTTACGCTATGTTGTTTCCTATCGAGGCCATCAAGATTTTCACGAAAGTTGTGTTGAAGCCTTTTTCAAAGACATTATGCTCAAGTGCCAGCCATCTTTTTTAAGTGTTTTTGCGCGCTATACCCGAAGAGGGGGCTTAGATATCAATCCATATCGCTCAAGTGCTGAGGTAGGACTGCCTTTCGGGCGTTTGCCTCGGCAGTAA
- a CDS encoding adenylate/guanylate cyclase domain-containing protein encodes MSQTKKTAESSLSSSPLQSRQNDVRTIICFAASTTVVANNYDSWAALSILDIILMIGAFVYTLATYIFLIKRNKSDKYQDLFNNITTIDAAVIGFILSFIQFSILPTMLFIIMIQFNSLINGGIQKWTRDNLVFVLGVVVTFLLWQPQWDFSNNLAIGIVSLIGVFTYFCIYAIHLNLHIKRLEAHGKKLVSEQVLHKLRTFKLSRYLTPTVWRAVNQGQERILKAERKPVTVFFSDIEGFTSLSEELESEAVTDILNNYLTEMTKIISHFGGNIDKFMGDGLMVLFGDSQTKGVKSDCVRCVCMAIQMRKKMKELQTKWYNQGIKKPLRIRMGISSGYCTVGTFGTNNYAYYTALGTHVNLASRLESASEAGEILISHETWSLVKDVVLCRDKGEINVKGFNYPTKVYQVVDQRKNLGKNQSYFEENAEGFSMHLDLDKIRNYDKANIIASLERVAEHVRDKII; translated from the coding sequence ATGAGTCAAACAAAAAAAACAGCCGAATCTAGCCTAAGCTCTTCACCTTTACAGTCACGACAAAATGACGTGCGCACCATTATTTGTTTTGCAGCTTCAACAACAGTAGTGGCAAATAATTATGATTCTTGGGCAGCATTATCGATACTAGACATCATACTAATGATAGGAGCCTTTGTTTACACTCTGGCGACCTACATTTTTTTAATCAAACGTAATAAAAGCGATAAGTACCAAGACTTATTTAATAATATTACAACGATCGATGCCGCTGTTATTGGTTTTATTTTAAGCTTTATACAGTTTAGTATTTTACCAACCATGCTGTTTATCATCATGATTCAGTTTAATAGCCTGATTAATGGTGGTATACAAAAATGGACACGTGATAATTTAGTATTCGTGCTGGGCGTGGTTGTAACATTTTTGCTGTGGCAACCACAGTGGGATTTTTCCAATAATCTGGCCATCGGAATTGTTAGCCTGATCGGTGTTTTTACCTATTTTTGCATTTATGCTATTCACCTTAATCTGCATATTAAACGTCTGGAAGCTCATGGCAAAAAGCTTGTTAGTGAGCAAGTTCTGCATAAGCTACGTACCTTTAAATTGTCACGTTATCTCACACCAACAGTGTGGCGAGCGGTTAATCAAGGACAGGAAAGAATATTGAAGGCTGAGCGTAAGCCTGTCACTGTATTTTTCTCTGATATCGAAGGTTTTACTTCTTTATCAGAAGAACTTGAATCGGAAGCGGTGACCGATATTCTCAATAATTACTTAACAGAGATGACTAAAATTATTTCCCATTTCGGTGGCAACATCGATAAATTTATGGGCGATGGCTTAATGGTTCTCTTTGGTGACTCACAAACGAAGGGGGTAAAATCAGATTGCGTGAGATGTGTCTGCATGGCAATACAAATGCGCAAAAAGATGAAGGAGTTACAAACAAAGTGGTATAACCAAGGTATTAAAAAGCCTCTGCGCATTCGAATGGGAATAAGTTCTGGCTACTGCACTGTAGGAACTTTTGGCACCAATAATTACGCTTACTACACAGCCTTAGGTACTCATGTAAATTTAGCTAGCCGACTGGAGTCGGCCTCTGAAGCAGGTGAAATCTTGATATCACACGAAACATGGTCACTCGTTAAAGATGTTGTTCTCTGTCGCGACAAAGGTGAAATCAACGTCAAAGGTTTCAACTACCCGACCAAAGTATATCAAGTGGTAGACCAGCGTAAAAACCTAGGAAAAAACCAAAGCTACTTTGAAGAAAATGCCGAAGGATTCTCCATGCATTTAGATTTGGATAAAATACGCAACTACGATAAAGCAAATATTATTGCATCTCTTGAACGTGTGGCCGAGCACGTAAGAGATAAAATTATCTAA
- a CDS encoding glutathione S-transferase N-terminal domain-containing protein produces MSQNYTLYGTEFSLYTGKARAYLRYKNIEFNEVFSSLKVYKNIIIPNTGVRFIPVVKMPDGAYFQDTSAIIDTIEARETERPVIPIGPKQKLVSYLFELFADEWLVIPAMHYRWNHDNSMQIYREFGQVAFPRMPHFVQNFVGRKLSKKFSGYLPMLGVNDQTRDAIEQWFEQEVLVQLDAHFAKHRYLLGDAATLGDFALMGPLSGHLLHDPAPKKMILGKAANVVRWDQELKAPPKPVGALPTNDEIPETLLPLLTGMFRDQWPVLINTVAAIAEFYNHQSSHQSAGDNNHKPIPRALGECDFTIAGVAGKRKMLSFHQWKVQRVLDCYHSLHGEEKQSVDTLLHKVGGFDFMQQQIKHRVKRNNNKLVFE; encoded by the coding sequence ATGTCACAAAATTACACCTTGTACGGTACAGAGTTTTCACTTTACACGGGTAAAGCTCGGGCCTACCTGCGCTATAAAAATATAGAGTTCAATGAGGTTTTCTCCTCTTTAAAGGTGTATAAAAATATCATTATCCCCAATACTGGGGTGCGCTTTATACCTGTAGTTAAGATGCCTGACGGAGCTTACTTTCAAGATACATCAGCCATTATCGATACGATTGAAGCACGCGAGACAGAGCGCCCGGTGATTCCTATTGGCCCTAAGCAAAAACTGGTCTCCTACTTATTCGAGCTTTTTGCCGATGAGTGGCTGGTGATTCCCGCGATGCACTATCGCTGGAATCATGATAATTCAATGCAAATATACCGCGAGTTTGGGCAAGTGGCTTTTCCTCGCATGCCTCACTTTGTGCAGAATTTTGTCGGCCGCAAGCTTAGTAAAAAGTTCAGTGGTTACTTACCTATGCTTGGTGTTAACGATCAAACACGTGATGCTATTGAACAGTGGTTCGAACAAGAAGTATTAGTGCAGCTAGACGCACATTTTGCCAAACACCGTTATTTGTTAGGTGATGCAGCCACACTCGGTGATTTCGCACTTATGGGGCCACTTTCAGGTCATTTACTTCATGATCCTGCTCCCAAAAAAATGATTTTAGGAAAAGCTGCGAATGTTGTACGCTGGGATCAAGAGCTTAAAGCGCCTCCCAAGCCTGTCGGAGCGTTACCTACCAACGATGAAATACCGGAAACCTTATTACCACTCTTAACGGGTATGTTTCGAGATCAATGGCCTGTGCTAATCAACACCGTTGCAGCTATTGCCGAGTTTTATAACCATCAAAGCTCCCATCAGTCCGCCGGTGATAATAACCATAAGCCAATTCCTAGGGCGTTGGGTGAATGTGATTTTACAATTGCGGGTGTGGCAGGTAAGCGCAAGATGCTAAGCTTCCATCAATGGAAAGTGCAGCGAGTGTTGGATTGTTATCACTCGTTACACGGTGAAGAAAAACAAAGTGTAGATACACTCCTGCACAAAGTGGGAGGCTTTGACTTTATGCAGCAGCAGATCAAACATCGGGTAAAAAGAAATAATAATAAATTAGTGTTTGAATAA